The Mercurialis annua linkage group LG2, ddMerAnnu1.2, whole genome shotgun sequence genome contains a region encoding:
- the LOC126668893 gene encoding pentatricopeptide repeat-containing protein At2g22410, mitochondrial-like, translating into MKQIPSSLNFPFPRPQKLLHNYNPLPFLSNPFSSSSSSPKSTKWNSTTNVIITHPILLIMESCTSMAQLKQIQAHMTTTALITHTFPVSRVLAFSALAGTGDINHAHLLFNQIKSRNTYIWNTMIRGYCNSKLPVVGMFFFNRMVQERVQMDARSFVFALKACEQFSGVLEGESVHCVIWKMGFACGLLVQNGLIHFYSGYGCSSFARQVFDEMPVRDVVSWTSMIGYYSVHNCYGEALEVFDSMLLSGVEPNEVTMISVLSACAQKRDLSLGESLCEYMRRKSLNYSLNLMNAILDMYVKCGCLGKAREVFDNMRIRDVFSWTSIVNGYAKSGELELARKLFDDIPESQRNVVSWNAMIAGYSQNNRPKEAVDLFREMVETGLIPIENTLVCALSACGQLGFFDLGRWIHMFHVEGKNNGTSVIIANALINMYAKCGAIDAAAEVFDGMPKRNLVSWNSMIVAYASHGYAKQAILEFEQMTREGCKPDDITFVGVLTACSHGGLVAEGQTYFRGMERKFGSKPKEEHYACMIDLLGRVGLLDDAYELITKMPMQPSEAAWGALLNASKMHGNIEMAKLAAREVLLLNPEDSGAYVLLATTCANGRRWSDVKTIRSVMKERQLKKIPGHSLIEG; encoded by the coding sequence atgaaacaaatcccatctTCTCTAAACTTCCCATTCCCTAGACCCCAAAAATTATTGCATAACTATAATCCACTACCATTTTTATCAAACCCAttctcatcatcatcatcatcaccaaAATCAACCAAATGGAACTCAACAACCAACGTCATCATCACTCACCCAATTCTCCTAATCATGGAGTCCTGCACTTCCATGGCCCAGCTAAAGCAAATCCAAGCCCACATGACTACAACAGCTCTCATCACCCACACATTCCCGGTCAGCCGTGTCTTAGCTTTTTCCGCTCTCGCCGGCACCGGAGATATCAACCATGCTCATCTGCTGTTCAACCAGATCAAATCCCGAAACACTTATATTTGGAATACAATGATCAGAGGCTATTGTAACTCTAAATTGCCCGTCGTGGGTATGTTTTTCTTTAACCGAATGGTTCAAGAACGAGTTCAAATGGACGCTCGGAGCTTTGTTTTTGCGCTGAAAGCGTGTGAGCAATTCTCGGGAGTTTTAGAGGGGGAATCGGTCCATTGTGTAATTTGGAAGATGGGTTTTGCTTGTGGTTTGTTGGTTCAAAATGGGTTAATTCATTTCTATAGTGGGTATGGTTGTTCGAGTTTTGCCCGTCAAgtgttcgatgaaatgcctGTGAGAGATGTTGTTTCTTGGACTTCCATGATTGGTTATTATTCTGTTCATAATTGTTATGGTGAGGCTCTGGAAGTGTTTGATTCCATGCTGTTGAGTGGCGTTGAGCCGAATGAAGTTACAATGATCTCGGTGCTTTCGGCTTGCGCTCAGAAAAGGGATTTGAGTTTGGGAGAAAGTTTATGTGAATATATGAGAAGGAAGAGTTTGAATTATAGTCTGAATTTGATGAATGCTATTTTGGATATGTATGTAAAATGTGGTTGCTTGGGGAAAGCTAGAGAGGTTTTTGATAACATGAGAATTAGAGATGTGTTCTCATGGACTAGTATTGTAAACGGGTATGCGAAAAGCGGTGAACTAGAGTTGGCAAGAAAATTGTTTGATGACATTCCTGAGAGTCAGAGAAATGTGGTTTCTTGGAATGCCATGATTGCTGGCTACTCCCAAAACAATCGACCAAAGGAAGCTGTCGATTTGTTTCGCGAGATGGTGGAGACAGGCTTGATCCCAATTGAGAATACATTAGTGTGTGCGCTCTCTGCCTGCGGTCAGCTAGGGTTTTTCGACTTGGGCCGGTGGATCCATATGTTCCACGTTGAGGGAAAAAACAATGGAACTAGTGTGATTATAGCAAACGCATTGATAAACATGTATGCTAAATGTGGAGCGATAGATGCTGCTGCTGAAGTTTTTGATGGCATGCCGAAGAGAAATTTGGTTTCTTGGAATTCAATGATTGTTGCTTACGCTAGTCATGGATATGCCAAACAAGCTATTCTTGAGTTTGAGCAAATGACAAGAGAAGGATGTAAGCCAGATGATATTACATTTGTGGGTGTGTTAACAGCCTGTAGTCACGGCGGACTAGTAGCTGAAGGCCAAACATATTTCCGAGGTATGGAAAGAAAATTTGGTAGCAAGCCTAAGGAAGAACACTATGCTTGTATGATTGATTTACTTGGTCGAGTCGGACTGCTAGACGATGCTTATGAGTTAATTACCAAGATGCCGATGCAGCCGAGCGAAGCTGCTTGGGGTGCTCTTTTAAATGCTAGTAAGATGCATGGAAATATTGAAATGGCTAAGCTTGCTGCTCGGGAAGTTTTACTCTTGAATCCTGAAGATAGTGGCGCTTACGTTTTGCTAGCAACAACTTGCGCTAATGGCAGAAGATGGAGTGACGTAAAGACGATCAGAAGTGTAATGAAGGAGAGGCAGCTTAAGAAGATTCCTGGCCATAGCTTAATAGAGGGTTGA
- the LOC126668894 gene encoding serine/threonine-protein kinase STY13-like produces MDSTRIEDAAVSAMAEKKSDGNVSATVKGTGRSMSSKDMIFRADKIDLKNLDVQLEKHLSKVWSRSVENPGPKEEWEIDLSKLEIKHVVAHGTYGTVYRGTYDNQEVAVKVLDWGMDGMSATAETATLRASFRQEVAVWHKLDNPNVTSFVGASMGTSNLKIPSKNQSGDQASLPSRACCVVVEYLAGGTLKQYLIRNRRKKLPFKVVIQLALDLARGLSYLHSKKIVHRDVKTENMLLDTHRNLKIADFGVARVEAQNPRDMTGETGTLGYMAPEVLEGKPYNRSCDVYSFGICLWEIYCCDMPYPDLSFADVSSAVVRQNLRPEMPRCCPSSLASIMRKCWDANANKRLEMAEVVRLLEAIDTSKGGGMISDDQASGCFCFTPARGP; encoded by the exons atggATTCAACAAGAATTGAGGATGCAGCTGTTTCTGCCATGGCAGAGAAGAAATCTGATGGTAATGTGAGCGCGACGGTGAAAGGTACAGGAAGAAGTATGAGTAGCAAAGATATGATTTTTCGCGCTGATAAAATCGATCTTAAGAACTTAGATGTACAGCTAGAGAAGCATCTTAGCAAAGTTTGGTCGAGGAGTGTTGAGAATCCAGGGCCTAAAGAAGAATGGGAGATTGATTTGTCAAAGTTGGAAATTAAACATGTTGTTGCCCATGGAACTTACGGAACTGTTTATCGCGGTACTTATGATAATCAAGAAGTTGCAG TGAAGGTATTGGACTGGGGAATGGATGGTATGTCCGCAACTGCTGAAACTGCCACTTTGCGGGCATCATTTCGGCAAGAAGTTGCTGTTTGGCACAAGCTTGACAATCCTAACGTTACAAGC tTTGTTGGAGCATCAATGGGAACATCAAATCTCAAGATTCCGTCAAAAAACCAATCTGGTGATCAAGCTTCTCTTCCTTCTAGAGCATGTTGTGTGGTTGTTGAGTATCTGGCTGGCGGAACACTCAAACAATATTTGATAAGGAATAGACGAAAGAAACTTCCTTTTAAGGTTGTAATCCAACTTGCTTTGGATCTCGCTAGAGG ACTTAGCTACCTACATTCAAAGAAGATTGTGCATCGTGATGTTAAAACAGAAAATATGTTACTAGATACTCATAGAAATCTTAAAATTGCCGATTTTGGTGTTGCCCGCGTTGAAGCTCAAAATCCAAGGGATATGACTGGTGAAACAGGTACCCTTGGATATATGGCTCCAGAG GTTCTAGAGGGAAAACCATATAACAGAAGCTGTGATGTCTATAGCTTTGGCATATGCTTATGGGAAATTTATTGCTGTGATATGCCTTACCCTGATCTTAGCTTTGCCGATGTGTCCTCTGCTGTTGTTCGTCAG AATTTACGGCCGGAGATGCCCAGATGTTGTCCAAGTTCTTTAGCAAGTATAATGCGAAAATGCTGGGATGCAAATGCAAACAAACGTCTTGAAATGGCAGAGGTGGTAAGATTATTGGAAGCAATCGATACAAGCAAGGGCGGAGGGATGATATCTGACGATCAAGCATCGGGGTGTTTCTGTTTTACACCTGCTCGTGGTCCCTAA